In a genomic window of Xenopus laevis strain J_2021 chromosome 5S, Xenopus_laevis_v10.1, whole genome shotgun sequence:
- the dynlt2b.S gene encoding dynein light chain Tctex-type protein 2B, with protein MGESESGENTYCIRLNFQHKFKSASVKDCIRSVLKEELSDKQYVPEDVPQLTRFLSETVKDKLKDIGFDRYKMVVQVVIGEQRGEGAK; from the exons ATGGGGGAGAGTGAGAGTGGAGAAAATACTTACTGCATCCGACTTAACTTCCAGCATAA aTTTAAAAGTGCTTCAGTAAAAGATTGTATCCGATCTGTGCTAAAAGAGGAGCTCAGTGACAAACAGTACGTGCCAGAAGATGTTCCACAGCTCACAAGATTTTTGTCTGAGACAGTTAAAGACAAACTTAAAG ACATAGGGTTTGACAGGTATAAAATGGTGGTGCAAGTTGTGATTGGTGAGCAGAGAGGAGAAGGAGCGAAGTAA